One window from the genome of Babylonia areolata isolate BAREFJ2019XMU chromosome 11, ASM4173473v1, whole genome shotgun sequence encodes:
- the LOC143287769 gene encoding uncharacterized protein LOC143287769, with product MASKYVMGKDPSQGPVTRSATASGKKEVVVVGEDSPFLKTLGPGSGISRQSPNWIKEMMEAQYNTPPVTSTVVWTNVTTPGGAFTGPRFPSPSQVRSQITTSGTGYVTGTPGVMTSRVSESNTHDNTSMVGGDVTSLILYLERKEEMRRQDEETKEEIRRQEEERKEEIRRQEEMELRQLERERFELLAQSLAQRPSREESPAARLPTFAPPRLTLPELRPGDDVDDFLDHFEAVADSYNMAEETRSLYLISSLTGKAREAFNNLPPESSYTDLKAALRRQFRISPEAYRKKFREIRKAGSESFIQFGIRLKRTLEHWETMSGMALRDLILIEQLLSTVTDDLAVCIRDEGLRTFQEVIERAERFAEARRGIRVFKTSAGSLGGGLKSSPMPKRGNLSYSQHPLAEQSPHSVVPPRGSMASAPKSATAPGKGGNQCFYCGDGGHYKRDCPKLKRDRRQQAAVGHTHESCALATVPVFSAEQQGDQGGMGPTCSVFLSLVEDRIVDSIRDSGATCTFVDESVVPPDAEKGGTCQVTGVEKSFNAVRPYVKVQVATPYFKGAVWAVALRNPAYTLLIGNNVLFADGTRQGVSTQLPREVLAAVTTRAMARDQAPVLQPTQGPVTDTVALHTDRETVRRLQARDHTLQQLRQATTPNINTEREGKASYTMHDGLLFRVFHKNGEHLKQLVVPLGLRRTVLSLGHDIPMAGHLGVRRTQERVWQHFYWPGMCKDVRQYCRSCDVCQRTSPRGKNQRVPLGTVPLVSEPFQKVGVDIVGPITPASARGNRYILVVVDYATRYPEAVALKGIDSVTVADALWQMWTRVGVPPEVLTDRGTQFTSDVMAQVNRLLGIHGRTTTPYHAQANGLVDRFNATLKKMIQRLCIEKPKDWDLFIPAVLFAFREVPQESLRFSPFELLYGRTVRGPMALLRQLWTKEASSPPETLTEVEYVVDLRNWLEETCRLARENLQQAATKYKRQYDKKARERWFEVGDEVLLLLPEKKNKLQIAWQGPYRVIERVGDWDYRIAVKGTPRLYHANLLKRYTRREECSAAVAPVVIEETEDDHTGSFSSQGIPLLPLQAEETWKDVSVHTNLTSSQKQEIMGICQSASGVLTDLPLRCTVGECELVLEDITPVRVRQYPLPHSQYDVIREEVQSMLKMGVIEPATSPYSAPIVLVKKKDGKVRFCVDFRRLNRVLRFDAEPLPDVNQIFAKLSHAKYFSKLDLAKGYWQIPMKESDRPKTAFTTPQGQFQWLVMPFGLKTAGAIFSRIMRRVLGPL from the coding sequence ATGGCTTCCAAGTATGTCATGGGAAAAGATCCATCCCAAGGACCGGTTACAAGGTCAGCCACGGCCTCAGGCAAGAAAGAAGTGGTCGTTGTCGGGGAGGATTCTCCCTTTCTGAAAACTCTGGGCCCTGGCTCAGGAATTTCTCGGCAGTCCCCTAATTGGATCAAGGAGATGATGGAGGCACAGTATAACACCCCTCCAGTCACTTCCACAGTGGTTTGGACAAATGTCACCACTCCTGGGGGAGCTTTTACAGGCCCAAGGTTCCCCAGTCCTTCACAGGTACGTTCTCAGATAACTACCTCAGGCACTGGGTACGTCACTGGCACTCCTGGGGTTATGACCTCACGGGTTTCAGAGTCTAACACGCATGATAATACCTCCATGGTGGGGGGCGACGTTACATCCCTCATTCTGTatttggagagaaaggaggagatgcGTCGACAAGATGAGGAGACGAAAGAAGAGATACgtcgacaggaggaggagaggaaggaggagatacGTCGACAGGAGGAGATGGAGCTCCGGCAGTTAGAGCGAGAGAGATTTGAGCTTTTGGCTCAAAGCCTTGCTCAGCGGCCTAGCCGAGAGGAGTCCCCGGCAGCGAGACTGCCCACTTTCGCCCCTCCAAGGCTGACTCTTCCTGAGTTACGCCCAGGCGACGATGTTGACGATTTTTTAGATCATTTCGAAGCAGTCGCTGACTCCTATAACATGGCAGAAGAGACTCGATCACTTTACTTGATTAGTTCCTTGACAGGAAAGGCCCGGGAGGCATTTAACAACTTACCTCCGGAGAGTTCTTATACTGATCTGAAAGCGGCGCTTCGCCGTCAGTTCAGGATATCTCCTGAAGCTTACCGTAAAAAGTTTAGGGAGATACGCAAAGCCGGAAGTGAGTCCTTCATCCAGTTTGGGATTCGTCTTAAGCGCACGCTCGAGCACTGGGAAACCATGTCCGGAATGGCACTGAGGGACTTGATTCTCATTGAGCAGCTTCTCAGCACTGTGACAGACGACCTGGCTGTGTGTATCAGGGATGAAGGCCTTAGAACGTTCCAGGAAGTCATAGAGAGGGCCGAACGCTTTGCGGAAGCTAGAAGGGGAATCAGGGTCTTCAAGACCAGTGCAGGTTCTCTAGGTGGGGGACTCAAGTCTTCGCCCATGCCGAAGCGTGGGAACCTAAGCTATTCTCAGCATCCGTTGGCTGAACAATCACCGCATTCAGTTGTTCCGCCTCGTGGCAGCATGGCATCTGCCCCTAAGTCGGCCACTGCACCGGGTAAGGGGGGCAATCAGTGTTTTTATTGTGGTGATGGGGGACATTACAAGCGCGACTGTCCAAAGTTAAAGAGAGACCGGAGGCAACAAGCGGCAGTCGGCCACACACACGAGAGTTGCGCTTTAGCAACTGTACCTGTGTTCAGCGCTGAACAACAAGGTGACCAAGGAGGAATGGGGCCTACCTGTTCTGTGTTTCTCAGCCTCGTAGAAGATCGGATAGTCGATTCTATTCGAGACTCTGGCGCTACATGCACTTTCGTTGACGAGAGTGTGGTACCTCCTGACGCCGAGAAAGGAGGAACGTGTCAGGTGACTGGAGTTGAAAAGTCCTTCAACGCTGTCCGTCCTTATGTTAAGGTACAGGTTGCTACACCGTACTTTAAAGGAGCTGTGTGGGCTGTGGCACTCCGGAATCCTGCATATACACTGCTCATTGGTAACAATGTGCTTTTCGCAGACGGTACACGACAAGGGGTGTCGACACAGCTACCCAGGGAGGTGTTGGCAGCAGTAACCACACGAGCGATGGCAAGGGATCAGGCGCCCGTCTTACAGCCTACTCAGGGACCGGTGACAGACACAGTAGCTCTCCACACAGATAGGGAGACCGTCCGTCGTCTTCAGGCCAGAGACCACACCCTGCAGCAACTGAGACAAGCGACAACTCCCAATATCAACACAGAACGGGAGGGTAAGGCATCTTACACAATGCACGATGGTCTCTTGTTCCGTGTGTTCCACAAGAACGGGGAGCACCTCAAGCAACTGGTGGTACCTCTGGGCCTCAGGCGCACTGTTCTCTCCCTAGGGCATGACATACCCATGGCGGGGCATTTGGGAGTTCGGCGGACACAAGAGCGAGTGTGGCAACacttctactggcctggcatgtgcaAGGATGTCCGCCAGTACTGTCGGTCGTGTGACGTCTGTCAGCGTACTTCTCCGCGTGGTAAGAACCAGCGTGTGCCGCTAGGTACTGTCCCTCTTGTGTCAGAACCCTTCCAGAAAGTGGGAGTGGACATCGTAGGTCCAATCACTCCAGCCTCTGCGCGGGGCAATCGTTACATTCTGGTGGTCGTTGATTACGCCACACGTTACCCAGAAGCCGTTGCGTTGAAGGGAATCGATTCTGTCACAGTTGCAGACGCACTGTGGCAAATGTGGACCCGAGTGGGAGTACCCCCGGAGGTACTCACAGACAGAGGTACCCAGTTCACAAGTGACGTGATGGCTCAGGTAAACCGGTTGTTGGGGATCCATGGCAGAACTACGACTCCATACCATGCACAGGCAAACGGTCTTGTAGATCGTTTCAACGCCACCCTGAAGAAAATGATCCAACGCCTCTGTATTGAGAAGCCCAAGGATTGGGATCTGTTCATTCCAGCCGTCCTGTTTGCGTTCAGGGAAGTGCCACAGGAGTCCCTGCGGTTTTCTCCCTTTGAGCTTCTGTATGGCCGCACGGTCAGGGGGCCCATGGCTCTTTTGCGCCAGCTGTGGACCAAGGAAGCGTCATCGCCTCCAGAAACCCTCACGGAGGTAGAGTACGTGGTGGATCTGCGCAATTGGCTGGAAGAGACCTGCAGGCTGGCACGAGAGAACCTGCAGCAAGCAGCCACCAAGTACAAGCGACAGTATGATAAAAAAGCCCGTGAGCGATGGTTCGAGGTAGGAGACGAAGTCTTGCTGCTCTtaccagagaaaaagaacaagctcCAAATTGCTTGGCAGGGCCCCTACAGGGTGATAGAGCGGGTGGGCGACTGGGATTACCGTATTGCGGTCAAAGGAACCCCACGACTCTATCATGCCAATCTACTGAAGCGGTACACCCGGAGAGAGGAGTGTTCCGCAGCTGTAGCCCCAGTGGtcatagaagaaacagaagatgacCACACAGGCTCTTTCAGCTCACAGGGGATTCCACTTCTACCCCTGCAAGCAGAAGAGACATGGAAAGATGTCTCTGTCCACACAAACCTCACTTCTTCACAGAAGCAGGAAATCATGGGTATCTGTCAGAGTGCTAGTGGCGTTCTCACCGACCTTCCCCTCAGGTGCACCGTGGGGGAGTGTGAGCTGGTTCTGGAGGACATTACACCAGTACGAGTCCGCCAGTACCCACTGCCCCACTCACAGTATGACGTAATCAGAGAGGAGGTCCAATCCATGCTGAAGATGGGAGTGATCGAGCCTGCCACGTCACCTTACTCTGCACCCATTGTATTAGTCAAAAAGAAAGACGGGAAGGTTCGCTTCTGTGTGGACTTTCGCCGTCTCAACCGGGTACTACGCTTTGATGCAGAACCGTTGCCCGATGTCAACCAGATTTTTGCAAAGCTGAGCCATGCCAAGTACTTTTCTAAACTCGACTTAGCTAAAGGGTATTGGCAGATACCCATGAAAGAGAGTGACCGACCCAAGACCGCATTCACGACGCCACAGGGTCAGTTTCAGTGGCTGGTGATGCCGTTCGGGCTGAAAACGGCCGGTGCGATTTTTAGTCGCATCATGCGAAGAGTTCTGGGACCACTGTAG